In Deinococcus depolymerans, the genomic stretch TGATCAGTTCGGCGCCCATGTACGGCTCAACCGAGTAGATCGGCGCGGCGAGCACGCCGGCCAGTCCGGCCAGGGCGACGCCCACCCCGAACACGCCGGTCACCCAGCGGCCCACGTCGATCCCGAACGCGCGCGTGACGGTGGGATTCTCGGTGCTGGCGCGGATGACGCTGCCCACGCGGGTCTTCTCGATCACGAACCAGGTGAGCAGGCAGACCGCCAGCGACAGGGCGATCACGAACAGGCGGTACTTCGGGAACACCACGAAGCCCAGGTTCACGACGCCAGTCAGCGCGGCCGGGGTGGTGTAGGGCGCGCTGGACACCTCGAACCGGCCCAGCATGACCTGCTTGACGAGGTCCTGGGTGAGCAGGGTCAGGCCGAAGGTGAGCAGCAGGTTGTAGCTGGGGTCCAGGCCGTACAGCCGTGACAGCAGCCCGCGTTCCAGGAGCATGCCG encodes the following:
- a CDS encoding branched-chain amino acid ABC transporter permease encodes the protein MNTQLLLIQVFNGLVNGAFYALLSLGLAVIFGMLRIVNFMHGALYMLGAFAAFALGQVAGLGFWPALILAPLLVGALGMLLERGLLSRLYGLDPSYNLLLTFGLTLLTQDLVKQVMLGRFEVSSAPYTTPAALTGVVNLGFVVFPKYRLFVIALSLAVCLLTWFVIEKTRVGSVIRASTENPTVTRAFGIDVGRWVTGVFGVGVALAGLAGVLAAPIYSVEPYMGAELIITTFAVVVIGGMGSILGSVVTGFAVGVLAAVGAAVYPPIANTLVFILMALVLLFRPSGLFGLPEGAR